In the Thermus antranikianii DSM 12462 genome, CAGCTGGGCGAAGGTGGCCTCGGCCATGCTCCTTGCGGAAAGGGCTCCGGCGCGGTTTAAGCGCCAGAGCATCTCCAGGGCCTCGAGGGCCTCCTTGGAGGTGAAGTTGGGCTTTCCATCCCGCACCAGGTTCCCACCCCGGCTGGTCACCATGGCCTCAAAGAGCCAGGCCTGGGGGTCGGTGACGAAGATGAAGCCCTTGGCCTGGCGGGAGGTGAGGGCCTTGGCCACCTCCTCAAACTCCTTCCAGTTCCTCGGGGCTTTAAACCCCTTGGCCCGGAAGACGTCTAGGTTGTAGAAGAGGACCGGGGTGGAGGTGTTTAGGGGAAGGCCGTAACGCTTCCCCTCCATGACCCCGTAGTTCCAGGCGGGTTCAAAGAGGTCCTCCAGGAAGGCGCGCTCCAGGTTCAGATAACCATCCAGGACCAGGGCCCGGCCTTCCCCCACCAGCCGGGGGAAGAAGCTGATTTCCGCCTGAAAAAGCACGGGCTGGCTTCCCGTGCGTAAGGAGGCCACCAGCTTGGTCTCGGCTTCCCGGTAGTCCCCCGCGTACTGGGGCACCACCCGGTAGAGCCCTTGGCGGGCGTTGAACTCCTGGGCGAAGGCGGAAAGAAGCCTTCCCGCGGGGCCATCCATGGAGTGCCAGAAGGAAACCTCCACCTGGGCTAGGCCGGGAAGGAGGAAGAGGGCCAGGGCGACGAGCTTTTTCATGGGGGAGATCTTACCACCCTCCCTGTCAAAGGGGTGTCAGGCCTTTTCTCCCCCACGGCGCGCCGTGGATGCCCAGAGGCGCGGCCCGAAGGGGGGATTCCTTGGGGCCCCCGCCCTGGCTTGGACCAGGGTGGGGTGGCCTACCGCCTCTCCACCCCCATGGCCTTCCTCTGGGCCTCCTCGAGGGCCACCATGGGCCTTACCCCTTGCTTCAGGCTCCTTTCCAGGGCCTCTTCCAGGTAGCTGTACCAGACCACCAGCTCCGGGTCCTGGCTCCAGGGGCGGCCCACCTCCGCCTGGGCGAAGACCGCCTGCCTTTCGGGGTCTTTCAGGAAATCGGCAAGCTCCCTTTCCGCTTCTTTCCGCAAGGGCAGATACCAGGTGGTCCGCACCCACTCCGCTTGCCGCTTGGGTTCCAGGAAGTGGAGCCAGAAGGCCACGGCTCCCCGGGCCTGTTCGGGGCTTGCCCCCTTGAGCACCGCCAGAGCCGCCCCGGAAAGGGGTACCGCACCCCCTTCCCGCCGGGGCAGGGGGGCCAGGCCCACGCTAAAGGGCAAAGAGGTTTGGGCCAGCACCACGGGCAAGGCGGTGGTGGGTCCGATTCCCATAAAGGCCTTGGTGCGCAGGAAATCGGCCACGGCGAACTGGGCCTCGGCCAGGTTCCTGGCCTGGGCGTGCCCCTTCTGCACCATGCGGTAAAGCATCTCCAAGGCCTCCACCACCTCCTTGGAGGTGAAGGCGGGAAACCCATCCCTGACCAAGCTACCTCCCAGGCTCATCACGAGGGCGTTGAAGCTCCAGATGTCCGTGGAGATAACAAGCCCTTTGCTGGTGCGGCTGGTGAGCCTGCTGGCGGCTTCCTCCACCTCGGCCCAGGTCCTGGGGGGCTTAAGGCCCCGGGCGCGGAAGGCATCCTTGTTGTAGTAGAGGACGGGCACGGATAGCCCCAAGGGAAGGCCATAGGTCTGTCCCCGGACCTGGGTGGTTCGCATCATCTCCGGATAGAGGTCCTTGGGCAGGTTCTGGAGATAGGGGTTCAGGGCCAAGGCCACCCCTTCCTGGGCCAGGCGGGGAAGGAAGGAAAGCTCCCCGTGGAAAAGGACTGGGGCACCCCCTGAGCGCAAAGCGGCCAGGAGCTTTACCCCCGCCTCCCGGTAGTCCCCCACGTAGCGGGCCTCGATCCGGTAGGCGCGCTGGGACTCGTTGAAGCTTTTTATGGCCTCCTCTAAGACGCTGTTCCCCGGGGGGCCCGCCGTGTGCCAGAAGGGGATGACCACCTGGGCCTGGGCCAGGGTGGCGAGGATCAGGGTAAGGGGCAGAAGCCGCTTCATCCCCTAAAGGTTATCCCGCCTGGGGTGAGAGGGCTGAGAGGGGAAGGGAGAGCTTTTTAAGGAAGGGTTCGGCCTGCCGGTAAAGGGTTTCCCGAAGGGCGAGGAAGCGCTCCCGGGCGAAGGGGCCTGGGAAGCTTGGGGGAAGGAGCTCGGGGGGCAGAAGGGGGTCCAGGAAAAGGAGCTTGCGCATCTCGTGCACCAGGCGGGTCAGGGTCCGGAAGGCCAAAAGGGGGTCCTCGAGCACCGGGAGCACGTTGGAGAAGAGGGTTTGGTAATGGGCCGAGGCCTCCTTAAGGGGAAAGGCGCGGAGCACTTCCTCCTTCGGCCCAAGGTGCTCCGCCCGGAAGAGGGTGGCGGAAAGCCCGTAAAAGGCGAGGAGCTCCTGGGTGGCGGCCAGGTCCACCCCCGCCCCCAGGTAGACCCCGCTTTGCAGACTGCCGTAGCCCAAAAGGGCCATCTCCCGTCGAAAGCGTTCCCTTTCCCCCCGCTCCTTTGGGCCTTCCGGCAGGACCAGGAGGAAACGCCCGTCCCAGGAGGTCCTGGCCTCATAGAGGCGCCGCCGCACCTGGCGCACCTGCCAGTAGACCCGGTCGGAAAGGGCGTAGTAGGCTATGCGCCCCCGCCGCTCCGGCACCACCCAGCCCCTTTTGGCGCTCCGGGAGAGGGCCGCCCTCACCGCTGCCTCGGAGAAGCCCAGGACCTCCATCATGGTGATGAGGTCCCGCACCCGGGCGCGCCGTTCCGGGTAGATGTATTCCACAAAGAGGGTGAAGATGGTGGACCTGGCCCGCATCAGAGGGTTGGCTCCAAAAGGCGTTCCTTGTATTCCTTAAGGGCGGCCTCGAGGAAGGTGGCCAGGGGCATGCTTCCCAGGTTCCCCCGGTGCCGCCTGCGGACGCTCACCGTGCCCTCGGCCTTTTCCCTGTCCCCCACCACCAGGACATAGGGCACCTTCTGCAGCTCGGCGTCGCGGATACGGGCCTGCATGCGCTCGGGGCGGAGGTCGGCCTCGGCCCTGAGGCCCGCCTCCTTGAGCTTAAAGACCACCTCCTTGGCGTAGTCCTCCTGCTTTTCCGAAACCGGCACCACCACCACCTGCACCGGGGCGAGCCAGAGGGGAAAGTCCCCGGCGAAGTGCTCGATGAGGATGCCGATGAAGCGCTCCAAAGAGCCAAAGGGGGCGCGGTGGATCATGACGGGGCGGTGTTCGGCCCCATCTGGCCCCACATAGGTGAGGCCGAAGCGCTCAGGGAGGTTGTAGTCCACCTGGATGGTGCCGAGCTGCCACTCCCTTCCCAGGGCGTCCTTCACCACGAAGTCTAGCTTGGGGCCGTAGAAGGCGGCATCCCCTTCCTCCACCGTGTAGTAGAGGCCAGCTTCCAAGGCTGCCTCCTCAATCTGCCTTTCCGCCAGGGACCATTTGGCCTCGTCCCCCACGTACTTGTCGCTTTTGGGGTCCCGGGTGCCGATGCGGGCCCTATAGTCCTTAAGGCCCAGGGTGGAAAGCACCTTCAAAACCAGGTCCAAGACCCCCAAGAACTCCTCCTTCACCTGCCCGGGGGTACAGAAGAGGTGGGCGTCGTCCTGGGTGAAGCCCCGCACCCGGGTCAAGCCCAAAAGCTCCCCCGCCTTCTCGTAGCGGTAGACGGTGCCGAACTCGGCAAGCCTCAAGGGAAGCTCCCGGTAGGAGCGCTTTCTAAAGGCGTAGATGCGGATGTGGTGGGGGCAGTTCATGGGCTTTAAGAGGTACTCCTCCTCCTCGCCCCTTTCCTTGAAGCTGATGGGGGGGAACTGGCTTTCCGCGTAGTAGGGGTAGTGGCCGCTGGTCCGGTAAAGCTCGAGGCTCCCGATATGGGGGGTGGTGACCAGCTGGTAGCCCCGCCTGATCTGCTCCTCCCGCATGAAGGCCATGAGCTCCTCCCGGATCACGTTCCCCTTGGGAAGCCAAAGCACCAGCCCCTTCCCCACCATGGGATCGATCAGGAATAGCTCCAGCTCCCGCCCTAAGCGGCGGTGGTCCCGCTTCTTGGCCTCCTCCAGCTGCCAGAGGTATTCCTTTAGCTCCTCGGCGGTGCGGAAGGCCACCCCGTAGACCCGCTGGAGCATGGGCCTTTTCTCATCCCCCCGCCAGTAGGCCCCGGCCACGTGGGTGAGCTTGAAGTGGGGGGGGATGCGGCCCGTGGAGGGCACATGGGGCCCGCGGCAGAGGTCGGTGAAGCCGTAGGCCTCGTCCCCTTGCTGGTAGAAGCTGATCTCCTCGTCCTCGGGTAGGTCCAGGATGAGCTCGGTCTTGTAGGGGTCCTTGCCCTGGTAGCGGGAAAGGGCCACCTCTTTTGGCAGCACGAAGCGGCGCAGGGGAAGGTCTTTGGCGATGATGGCCCGCATTTTCTCCTCTATGGCGGGCAGGTCCTCATCGGAGATGGGCTCGGGGGCATCGATGTCGTAGTAGAAGCCCTTTTCGATCACCGGACCCACCCCGAGCTTCACGCTTTCCGGGTCGTAGCCCTTTTCGGCGAAGAACTCCTTCACCGCCTGAGCCAGGACGTGGGCCAGGGTGTGGCGGAAGAGGAGCTGGTACTCGGGGTCCTTCTCCGTGAGGATCCGGACCTGGGCCCCGGGCGGGAGGGGCTTTAGCAGGTCGTAGACCTCCCCGTTCACCAAGGCCCCCACGGCCGCCTTGGCCAACCCTGGGCCTATGGCCCGGGCCACGTCCCAGGCGGTGGCTCCCTCCTCCACCTCGAGGGCCTTCCCATCCGGCAGGTAGACCACCATGAACCCTACTATACACAGCCCCGCGGCCGGCGGGGATGGATTCAGCTAAGGGGAGGACTTGGGGCAAACCCAGGGTTTGCGCGAGGTGCGGGAACCGAACCCGCATGGGCGAGGGCGTGGATAAGCTGCTGGATGGAAGAAGCCTTCGGCCCACGGGGCTTTTTCCCTCTTTACCCCTCGTGGGGGAGTTTTCTCCCGGTGTAAAAGGCCCAGGCGTAGAAGAAGGCCGCCAGGAGAAAGAGGCTAGAAAACCCTAGGCTGTCGGCCACCCATCCTCCCAGGACAGTGGCGAAGGCGAAGACCCCGGCCACGGTGTTGGCCAGGCCGATGAAGGCGCTACGCTCCTCGGGTGGGGCCAGGTTCAGGAGGTAGGTGGTGGTGGAAAGCCCCAAGGCGGCCAGATAGGCCCCCTGGAGGAGGAAGACCAAACCGAAGAGGTGCCGGGGCAGGAGAAGGGCCAGAAGGGGAGCGAGGAGGGCTAGGAAGGCCCCAGCCTGGAGCACCCCCTTGGAGCCCCGCTCCGCCAGCCTGGCCCAAAGCAGGTTGGAAAGGGTGAAGGAAAGGGCGTAAAGGGAGAGGTAAAGGCCCAGCTCCTGTCCCTGCCCCAGGGTGCGCACCGCGTACACCGCATAAAAGGGCTCGGCCATCCCCGCAAGGCCCAGGAGAACCCGCACCCGAAGGTAGCGGCGGAAGCCTTGGTGCTCGAAGGGTAGGCGCAGGGAGATCCTTTCCTCCTTGGGGGGGTCTTCTGGTTCCCGGGTGAGGCCGAAGAGGTACCAGCCCGTACCAAAGGCCAAGGCTCCCAGGGCGAAGAGGAGGGCGTAGGGGAGGGGGAAGGGAAGGGGAAGGGCAAGGATTTCCCGGACCCCGAAGCCCGCCAGGAAGGCCAAAAGCCCTCCGATGAGGTTCCGGGCGGAGAAGAGGTGGGCCCGGCGCTCTACGGGCGTGGTCTTGGCCACCACCTCCCAGAAGGGGAGGCTGGAAACCCCGGTGAAGAGGGCATTCAGGAGAAGGCCCGCGAGGAAGCCTGCAAGGAGGAGGTGGGGCCAGGGGTCCAGGAAGAAGGTGGCCAAGGCCATGAGGATCACGCCGGAAAGCCTTAGGGCCGCCACCTTCCGGTAGAGCACGATCTTCCGGGCAAAACGGGCCACATAGGGGGCCAGGAAGGCCTGGGGGATCATGCCCCCGGCCTGCAGCAAGGCGGGGAGGAGGCCGATCAGGGCCCCGGGGGCCCCCAGCTTGGCGGCAAAGCTGGTGAGGACGATGTTGGGGTTCAAAAAGGTATCCCCCAGCCACACCAGCCAGCCGTTGAGCACCGCCAGGCGGTAGTTGCGGTCCCGGAGGTCTAAGATGGAGAGGATGCTGCTTCTTCCTTCCCTTGGGCCCTTCCACATCCTGCATCCACGCTACAACGCCGCCACGGTGCTGGCCCTTTTGGAAAAGGCCGGTGCCCCCGTCCTCTACCTGGCCTCCCACTCGGAGGAAAGCCTGAAGGAAGGGCTTTGGCGCGAGGAGGACCCCCTTCTCTTTCACCTGCTTCCCTGGGCGGAGGCGAAGGGCATCCCTGTGGTGGCCCTGGACGAGGAGGCCCATCTAAAGGAGGAGGCCGAGGCCTTCCGTCAAGCCCTGGCCCAGCACCCCCTGGGGAAACCCCACCTGGAGCGGATACACGCCTTTGACCAGGAGCTTTTGCAGCTCCTCAAGACCCCCCTTACCCCGGAGGTCCTGGGCTCCCAGGCCTTCCTGGACCATCTGGGCCAAATCTACGAGGGGTACGCCCAGGCCTTCGGGGAAGGTCCGGCCACGGGATTCCGGGCCCGCCGCATGGAAAGGGTGGCGGAGGCCCTGAGAGGCCGGGAAGGGGTGGTGGTGGCGGAGCTTCTGGACTACCTCCTTCTGGCCAAGAGCTTTCCCGAGGCCTTGCCCAAGGCCCATGAGCCCACGGAGAAGGAACGCCAGAGGGCCCTTTTAGACCGGGCCTGGCAGCTTAGGGAGGAGGACGACTGGGCGGGGCTCTTGGAGGGGCTCTTCCAGATAGGGGATCCCGAGGCCCTGTACCTGGCGGCCCAGATCTACCTGGCGGCCGGGGAGTGGCAGGAGGCCTTAAGCCTCATGGAGGAGGTGTTCCGCATGGACTTCCAGCACCCCGGCTACCTGCCGGGCTACGTGCTGGCCCGCTTTGGCCAGCTTCTGGACCTGGCGGGGGAGCGGGAAAGGGCCCTGAGGGCCTACCGGGGGGTCCTGGCCCTCTCCTGGGCCCCGGAGGAAGCCAGGACCATCGCCTTAGCCGGGCTGAGGAGCCCTTTCCGGCTTCCCTAGCCCTCTGGGGCATTTGTCCCGGTGGCCCTTGTCTAAGATGGAACCATGGAGGTGGAGATTCGCCGCGCCCGCCACGCCGCATACCTCCGCCTGGCCGCGGCCCATGCGGGGCCCTTGGGGCCCGCGCTTTTAGGGCATCCTGAGTTGGCTCCCCTGTACTCTAAGGCCTATGCGGCCTGTGGGGG is a window encoding:
- a CDS encoding ABC transporter substrate-binding protein; its protein translation is MKKLVALALFLLPGLAQVEVSFWHSMDGPAGRLLSAFAQEFNARQGLYRVVPQYAGDYREAETKLVASLRTGSQPVLFQAEISFFPRLVGEGRALVLDGYLNLERAFLEDLFEPAWNYGVMEGKRYGLPLNTSTPVLFYNLDVFRAKGFKAPRNWKEFEEVAKALTSRQAKGFIFVTDPQAWLFEAMVTSRGGNLVRDGKPNFTSKEALEALEMLWRLNRAGALSARSMAEATFAQLDFVRTKGMMVMASIANWPAAENFSFAFTLGVAPVPREPGGKVPMGGAQLVVLRGATEAQVRGALEFWRYLMEPENVARWVQASYYVPVRKSAIPLLEGFYRENPFRKVAFEQIAHAQERPRLPQFSAWASVLAEALEKTLKGGVPPQKALEEAQRKAEAIR
- a CDS encoding ABC transporter substrate-binding protein, whose product is MKRLLPLTLILATLAQAQVVIPFWHTAGPPGNSVLEEAIKSFNESQRAYRIEARYVGDYREAGVKLLAALRSGGAPVLFHGELSFLPRLAQEGVALALNPYLQNLPKDLYPEMMRTTQVRGQTYGLPLGLSVPVLYYNKDAFRARGLKPPRTWAEVEEAASRLTSRTSKGLVISTDIWSFNALVMSLGGSLVRDGFPAFTSKEVVEALEMLYRMVQKGHAQARNLAEAQFAVADFLRTKAFMGIGPTTALPVVLAQTSLPFSVGLAPLPRREGGAVPLSGAALAVLKGASPEQARGAVAFWLHFLEPKRQAEWVRTTWYLPLRKEAERELADFLKDPERQAVFAQAEVGRPWSQDPELVVWYSYLEEALERSLKQGVRPMVALEEAQRKAMGVERR
- a CDS encoding PaaX family transcriptional regulator C-terminal domain-containing protein; this encodes MRARSTIFTLFVEYIYPERRARVRDLITMMEVLGFSEAAVRAALSRSAKRGWVVPERRGRIAYYALSDRVYWQVRQVRRRLYEARTSWDGRFLLVLPEGPKERGERERFRREMALLGYGSLQSGVYLGAGVDLAATQELLAFYGLSATLFRAEHLGPKEEVLRAFPLKEASAHYQTLFSNVLPVLEDPLLAFRTLTRLVHEMRKLLFLDPLLPPELLPPSFPGPFARERFLALRETLYRQAEPFLKKLSLPLSALSPQAG
- the thrS gene encoding threonine--tRNA ligase encodes the protein MVVYLPDGKALEVEEGATAWDVARAIGPGLAKAAVGALVNGEVYDLLKPLPPGAQVRILTEKDPEYQLLFRHTLAHVLAQAVKEFFAEKGYDPESVKLGVGPVIEKGFYYDIDAPEPISDEDLPAIEEKMRAIIAKDLPLRRFVLPKEVALSRYQGKDPYKTELILDLPEDEEISFYQQGDEAYGFTDLCRGPHVPSTGRIPPHFKLTHVAGAYWRGDEKRPMLQRVYGVAFRTAEELKEYLWQLEEAKKRDHRRLGRELELFLIDPMVGKGLVLWLPKGNVIREELMAFMREEQIRRGYQLVTTPHIGSLELYRTSGHYPYYAESQFPPISFKERGEEEEYLLKPMNCPHHIRIYAFRKRSYRELPLRLAEFGTVYRYEKAGELLGLTRVRGFTQDDAHLFCTPGQVKEEFLGVLDLVLKVLSTLGLKDYRARIGTRDPKSDKYVGDEAKWSLAERQIEEAALEAGLYYTVEEGDAAFYGPKLDFVVKDALGREWQLGTIQVDYNLPERFGLTYVGPDGAEHRPVMIHRAPFGSLERFIGILIEHFAGDFPLWLAPVQVVVVPVSEKQEDYAKEVVFKLKEAGLRAEADLRPERMQARIRDAELQKVPYVLVVGDREKAEGTVSVRRRHRGNLGSMPLATFLEAALKEYKERLLEPTL
- a CDS encoding MFS transporter, with amino-acid sequence MWKGPREGRSSILSILDLRDRNYRLAVLNGWLVWLGDTFLNPNIVLTSFAAKLGAPGALIGLLPALLQAGGMIPQAFLAPYVARFARKIVLYRKVAALRLSGVILMALATFFLDPWPHLLLAGFLAGLLLNALFTGVSSLPFWEVVAKTTPVERRAHLFSARNLIGGLLAFLAGFGVREILALPLPFPLPYALLFALGALAFGTGWYLFGLTREPEDPPKEERISLRLPFEHQGFRRYLRVRVLLGLAGMAEPFYAVYAVRTLGQGQELGLYLSLYALSFTLSNLLWARLAERGSKGVLQAGAFLALLAPLLALLLPRHLFGLVFLLQGAYLAALGLSTTTYLLNLAPPEERSAFIGLANTVAGVFAFATVLGGWVADSLGFSSLFLLAAFFYAWAFYTGRKLPHEG